The window ACCGAAAGGATTGTATATACTTTCTGTGGGGAGCGAAATGGTTAAGGTTATGATAGAGTAATCACTTAACCCTTTGGAAAGTTTAAAACTTTCCAAAGGATAGGGGTATTATACCATTTCAAAGATAGTTTCCTCATTGCCGATACTTATTTTCACTTCAGCTCCCAAAACAAAAGGAGCATTCACTTTACCATGCCCGGCGGGGAATCCAAAGCATATAGGGTAATTATATTTTTTAGCAGTATGATATATAATTTCTTCAGCAGTTTGCCCGAAGGGATTTGCAGGGTCCAAATTTTTCATTTGCCCCATCTCGCCGATGATTAAAGCTTTTAGGTTTGAGAGTTTCCCGCTGCGGTCCAGCCATTGCACCATGCGGTCGAGGTGGTAAAGGTATTCATCCAAATCTTCTATAAATAATATTTTACCATCAGTATTTATATCTGTAAGTGTATTGCTCATGCTATATAATACACTCAAGTTGCCGCCTACTAGGAAACCCTGTGCTTCGCCAGTTTTATTATACAGGTGATTGGGAAAGGTATAACTTATTTTTTGACCTATTAGTATATGATAAATATCTTCTAAATTTTGTTGAGCTATATAAAAATTGCTTTCTGTATTTTGCGTATAATTTAATGCCATAGGGCCATGCACACTTGCTGAGCCTAAATTATGTATATGATTATG is drawn from Bacteroidota bacterium and contains these coding sequences:
- a CDS encoding LD-carboxypeptidase, producing the protein MANTPTLPPPLQPGDTLAIVATARKVKPEEIQPCIDYYTAKGFKIILGEHLYNEHFQFADTDTERASDLQLMVDNPQVKAIICARGGYGTVRIIDKLNFDNYIQNPKWLIGFSDITIIHNHIHNLGSASVHGPMALNYTQNTESNFYIAQQNLEDIYHILIGQKISYTFPNHLYNKTGEAQGFLVGGNLSVLYSMSNTLTDINTDGKILFIEDLDEYLYHLDRMVQWLDRSGKLSNLKALIIGEMGQMKNLDPANPFGQTAEEIIYHTAKKYNYPICFGFPAGHGKVNAPFVLGAEVKISIGNEETIFEMV